The Serratia nematodiphila DZ0503SBS1 sequence GGGGTAGTGAGCCAGGCGCATCAATGCTGCGGTCCGTGCGGCGTGCATGCACACCAGCATGACATCGCGCGCCGCTCCAGCATCCCGGTGTCGGACGAGAATGCCTTCTGGGGCGCGTTCGGCTGTTCGTGTTTCTCGTTCTAAGTTATCAAGCTAATAACTTATTATAAAGTTAACTTAATAAGCTATTAAGATGGCAACATAATAAATTAATGGCGCTATCCACGGGAGAGCGCCATTTCATTTTCAATCGCGGTTGATCTCCAGCCAGCGCCGCTGTTCGGCGGAGGCGGCTATCGCGTCTAGCACGCACGACACCTTCCAGCCCTCTTCAAAGTCCGGCCACATGCGATCGCCCGCGGCGATGCCGTTGACCAGATCGCGGATCTCCACCGTCTTCTGATCGTTAAAGCCGATGCCGTGCCCGGCGCTGATGCAAAACGCCGCATAGTCCGGGTGCTTCGGCCCCACCAGCAGCGTCTTGAACCCCTGCCGCTCCGCCGGTTCATCGTGCCGATACAGCTTCAGCTCCGCCATCCGTTCCTGGGTATAACTCAGCGTGCCTTTGGTGCCGGTAACCACATAGGTCAGCCCCATCTTGCGCCCGCAGGCAATGCGCGACGTTTCGATAGTGCCCATCGCGCCGCCGGCGAAACGCAGCAACGCACTGGCCTGATCTTCGTTTTCCACCGGGTGCAGGCGCGTCGGGTCCTGCGGATCCGGGCGCTGTTTGATCACGGTCTGCATATCGCCGGAAACCGCCACGATATCGCCCACCAGGTAGTGCGCCATATTGACGATGTGCGCCGCCAGATCCCCGAGCGCGCCTAACCCGGCGCTGGCGCGGCGGCAGTGCCAGTCGATCGGCGTGCGCGGATCGGCCAGATAATCCTCATTGTGGGTGCCGTAAAAATGCACCACCTCGCCGATTTCACCGTTGGCGATAATTTCGCGCGCCAGTTGGCTGGTGGGGTTTTTCATGTAGTTAAAACCGACCAGCGTTTTCACCCCCTTGGCGCGCGCTGCCTGCACCATCTCCGCCGCGTCGGCGGCGTCCAGCGCCAGCGGCTTTTCCGAATACACGTGCTTGCCGTGGCGGATCGCCGCCAGCGCCATCTCTTTATGCAAAAAGTTGGGGGCGCAGATGTCCACCACATCGATCGCCGGATCGGCGACCAGCTGCCGCCAGTCGCCGGTCGAGCGCGCAAAGCCGAATTCGGCCGCGCGCTGCGCCGCCAGCTCGGGCGTCACTTCCGCCAGCATCTCCAGCACCAGGTCCCCTTTCAGAGGAAAGACCGTGGCGGCCTGCGCATAGGCGATAGCGTGACAACGCCCGATATAACCGGTGCCGATTAACCCAACGCGTACCTGTTTCATCATTTTCTCCCGTGACCAAAATTCTGCGTAGAACCAGGCGTCGCTCAATGAAACGCGCCGGTTGATAACGGGTTTATATGGAATATAAATTTCAATAACAAGCACACAGGAAAATAAAGTTCATATTCGTGATGCCGTTCATGAAACGTTGACGGGATGATGCAATGAGGAAAGTCCGGACACGGCCGGCGTATCCGGACAAGATGAAATGAACCGTTTATTTCATATCACGGTAAACCGTTAGCACCGTGCTGCACGTAGCCAGGGCGTTGCAACAGGCGCTGCTGATAGGCCGCCAGCGCCGCATAATGCGGCCGCTCGAACGGCGTCATCAGCCAGCGGTTCAGCGACAGCCCCAGCACCACGTCCGCCAGCGTGAAGGCGGCGCCGGCGGCATAAGGGCCGTGCTGCGCAAGATGTGCGTCCAACAAGCCCATCAGCCGGTTCCATTCGCGCTCGGCGGCTGCCAGGCTGGCGGCATCCTGATAATCCGCATGCCCACGCACCCGCGACATAAACACGTAGCGCCAGGCGCCGTTCAGATCGGTGGCCTGCCAGTCCATCCACATCTCCACCGCCGCGCGCGCGCCGGGTGCCTGCGGCAGCAGATCTTGCCGCCCCTCCCGCCCCGCCAGATAGCGGCAAATGGTATTCGACTCCCACAGCACCCGCTCGCCGTCGATCAGCACCGGCACCAGGCCGTTGGGATTGAGCGCCAAAAACGCCGGCTCCTGCGTGGAGCGATAACCGCTGCCCCAGTCCTCCCGTTCCAGCGTCAGCCCCAACTCCTGACAGGTCCATAACACTTTGCGCACGTTGATCGATGAGGCTTTACCCAATAATTTCAGCATTCACTTTCCTTATTCTCTCCAGAACGGTTTATACCCTTCCCGCCAGGCATCCGCCCGCGTCAGGCCGATATCCGCCAGCTGCCTGTCGTTCAGCAGCAGTAACTCTCTGCGCGTTCTGCGACGCAACAAATACCAACGCCAGCGTGACCAGCCTACCCGTCGCCACATCGTCATGCCATCAAACAGAGCCATCTTATTATTCCCCCTGATGTTTTCGCCTGGTAGTGATGATGCGCGCCAGGCAAAAAACAATACAGATTCACGCTAGCGCTATTTTTTTCATACAGCTGCGCCAAAAAACCCGCTGAATGGTTTATTTTGAACGTATCTGTACCGGTTTTTTAATCCTGACCACCGATGAGAGGCCTCTGTATGACACGCTACGCCACGCTGGCCGCCATTCTCAGCCAACGCATTCAGCAAGGGTTGTATCCGGCCGGCCATCGCCTGCCTTCGGTGCGCGCGTTGAGCCAGGAGCACGGCGTCAGCATCAGCACGGTGCAGCAAGCCTACCGGTTGCTCGAGGAACAGCGCCTGGTGGAAGCGCGGCCGAAGTCGGGCTACTTCGTGCATACGCGGCGCGCGCAGGCCGAGCTGCCCGCCATGACGGCGCCGGTGCAGCGGCCGGTGGACATTTCGCAATGGGAGCAGGTGCTGGAACTGGTGCGCAGCCGGCCGCGCGAAGGCCTGATCCAGCTGGGGCGCGGCATTCCGGATATCGCCGAACCGACGATGAAACCGCTGATCGTCGCCCTGCGCAACGCCGCCCGCCACGGCGACCTGCGCAGTCTGTATTACGACAGCATTCAGGGCGTGGCCGCGCTGCGCGAACAGGTCGCCCGTCTGCTGCTGGACTCCGGCTGCCAAATCGGCCCCGATCAGCTGCTGATCACCACCGGTTGTCAGGAAGCAATCTCCGCCGGGCTGCGCGCCGTTTGCCAACCCGGCGACATCGTGGCGGTCGATTCGCCCTGCTTCCACGGCACCATGCAGACGCTGAAGGGGCTGGGCATCAAGGCGCTGGAAATCCCCACCGATCCGCTCACCGGCGTCAGCCTGGCCGCGCTGGAGATGGCGCTGGAACAGTGGCCGGTCAAGGCCATCCTGCTGACGCCCAACTGCAATAATCCGCTGGGCTACATCATGCCCGACGCCCACAAACAGCGGCTGCTGACGCTGGCGCAGCGCCACGACGCGGCGATCATCGAAGACGATGTCTACGGCGACATCGCCTATCACTACCCGCGGCCGCGCACCATCAAGTCATTCGACGACGACGGCCGCGTGCTGCTGTGCAGCTCGTTTTCCAAAACGCTGGCGCCGGGGCTGCGCGTGGGCTGGATCGCGCCCGGCCGCTACCTGGAACGGGTGCTGCACATGAAGTTCATCGGCTCCGGCGCCACCGCTACCCAGCCGCAGCTGGCGATCGCCGAATTTATCCGCGGCGGGCATTACCTGCAGCACCTGCGGCGCATGCGCGCCCGCTACCAGCAGAACCGCGACCGCATGACCGATCTTATCCTGAAACACTTCCCGGCCGGCACCCGCGTCAGCCGGCCGCGCGGCGGTTTTATGCTGTGGATCGAACTGGACGAGGCGTTCGACACCCTGCGGCTGAACCGCCATCTTGAACAGCAAGGCGTACAAATCGCCGTCGGCAGCATCTTTTCCGCCGCCGGCAAGTACCGCAACTGCCTGCGCATCAACTATGCGCCGACGCTGACGACAGAGATCGAGATGGCAGTGCAGAAGGTCGGCGCCACCATCCAGCGGCTGATGCCGGCCGACAGTTTGGCGCAATCGGATTAAATCTTGACGCGATCGGATTATCGCTGCGCTGCCCAGCGCTCTAAAGTGGCATCACACCCACTCGCAATCAGGAAGGTCATGATGTCTCAGTCACAGGTATGGTTAATCACCGGCAGTTCCCGCGGCCTGGGCCAACAGCTGGCGCAGGCGGTGTTGGCCGCCGGGCACCGTCTGGTCGCCACCGCCCGTCAGCCGCAACAGCTGCAGCCGCTGGTGGAACGCTACGGCGATCGGGTCGCCACGATCGCGCTCGACGTCACCGACGCCGCCGCCGCCGAACGCGCGGTGCGCACGGCGATTGAACGCTTCGGTCGGCTGGACGTGCTGGTCAACAACGCCGGCTACGGCAATATCGCGCCGGTGGAGGAAGCCGATGAAGCCGATTTTCGCGCGCAGCTCGAAACCAACTTCTTCGGCGTGTTCAACGTCACCCGCGCGGCGCTGCCGATATTACGCCGGCAGGGCAGCGGCCACATCATCCAGATCGCCACCATCGGCGCTCGCCTCGGCATTGCCGGCCTCAGCGCCTACCATACCGCCAAGTGGGCGGTCGAAGGGTTCTCCGAATCATTGGCCAAAGAGATGGCCCCCTTCGGCGTCAAGGTGACGATGGTCGAACCCGGCGGCTTCCGCACCGACTGGGCCGGTTCTTCAATGACCATTGCGCCGATCGGCGAAGCCTATCAGCCGACGCTGGGGCCGATGCTGGCCTTCCTGCAGCAGCATAACGGCAGCCAAACCGGCGATCCGGCCAAGGCGGCGCAGGCGATCCTGCAGTTGGCGGCGCTGGAAGCCCCTCCGCTACGCCTGCTGCTCGGCAGCGACGCGGTGCATATGGCGGCGCAGGTGTTGGCAGAACGCCAGGCGGAGGACGCCGCGTTTCGCGCCCTCAGTCTCAGCACCGACCACGACGACAGCTCGCCGGATCACGCCGCGATGGCGGCGGTGGTGACGGGAAAATCCTAAGGAGCCCGCATTGAGCAGCGATCAAATTCCGGTTTCCGGCGCGCTGGCGGTACACCTGGCGGCGCAGGGCGTCGATATTGAGCAGCTCGGCCGATTGGCCGGGTTGCCCGCCGGGCTGTTCGGCGAACGGCGCGACAAGATTAAACTCACTACGCAACAATTCTTCTCTCTTTGGCGCAGTCTGCCGCAGTTGAACGACGATCCCGCCTTCGGTCTGCGTCTGGGCGGCGAGGCGGCGCCGGAACACTATGACATTGCCTTGGTCGCCGCGTTGCATTCCGCCACGCTGGGCGAAGCATTGCAAAAGGTGGCGCGCTATAAACGGCTGGTTTGCCCGGAAGAGCTGATGCTGGTGGAAGACGGCGACAGCATGCGCCTGCACACCCGCTGGACCATGAGCGAGGGCCACGCGCCGGCGCTGCTGATCGACGCCATGTTCGCCGCCATCACGGCCCTGTGTCGGCGCGGCACCGGCTTGCCCCTGCAGCCGCAGGCGATCGAATTGACCCGGCGAGCGGACGCCGCCTCACCGCTGGCGCGCTATTTCGGCTGCCCGGTGACATTCAACGCCCCGCTGGACGTGCTGGTGTTCGATCGCGCGTTGATGCGTCAACCCTTCGTCACCTACAACCAGGCCATGCTGGCGGTGCTGCTGCCTGGGCTGGAGGCGGAGCTGGCCAAATCTCAGTCGGCGCACGATCTGCCCACGCAGGTGATGGCGATCCTCAGCCGCAGCATGCGCGGCCAGCGCCCCAGCGTCAACAGCGTGGCCGCTGAACTCTATCTCAGCCCGCGCACGCTGCAGCGCCGCTTGCAACAGCACGGCTACAGCTACCAGCAATTGTTGGACAAAACCCGCCACCGCACCGCCTGCCGGCTGTTGGCGGAAACCGACCTTGAACCGGGCGAAATCGCCTTTGTGCTGGGATTCGAAGAGCTGAATTCGTTCAGCCGCGCCTTTATTCAGTGGGAAACGCTGACGCCCAGCCGCTGGCGCACGCAGCGCGCCGCCGGCCAGTGGGAGAACAGAGCATGAAAGTGATGATTTTCGGCGCCAGCGGCATGGTGGGCCAGGGCGCACTGCGGGAATGCCTGCGCGATCCGCGCGTCAGCGAAGTGCTCAGCATCGGCCGAAGCCCGTTGGCCCAGAGCCACGCCAAACTGCGCCAGCTTTCTGTGCCCGATCTGCGTGATCTGTCGGCGCTGGAGCCGCAGCTCGCCGGCTACGACGCCTGCTTCTTCTGCCTGGGGATTTCGTCCTCCGGCCTGAGTGAAGCTGAATATCGCGCGGTGACTTACGATCTGACGCTGGCCGCCGCCCGCCCGTTGGCGACGCTGAATCCGTCGATGGTCTTCGTCTACGTCTCCGGCCTCGGCACCGACAGCAGCGAACGCGGCCGCAGCATGTGGGCCAGGGTCAAGGGTGCCACCGAAAACGCGCTGCTGGCGCTGCCGTTCCACGCGGTGATGTTCCGCCCTGGCGCCATTGTGCCGCTGCACGGCATTCGCTCCAAAACCCGCCTCTACGATCTGGCCTATCGGCTATTCAAGCCGCTGTGGCTCGGCGCATTGCGGCTGTTTCCCGCCCGGGTAAGCAGCACCGAACGAATAGGGCGGGCGATGCTGGCGGTGGCGCGACGGGAAAGCGCGCTGCGCATCATCGAACCGGCGCAGATCAACCGGCTGGCGGCATCCTGCAACAACGGGGGTTAACCACCCTGCCGCCAATACTCCGCCACCCGGCGGCGCAGGTGTTCGATACCCTGCGGATGGTGAATAAACTGCTCCACCGGCATCATCCGCCAACGCTGCCCCTCGTCGCCGAAACGTATGGCGGCGATCTGCACCGGAGTGATCATCCCGGCCATGAACCAGGTCGGCGGATAGCCGGGCAAAATGCCGTCGTAGCGCCGCCGCCAGACAACCTGACGTTCGGCGATCGCCACGCCGAACTCTTCCTGCGTCTCCCGCTGCACGCACTGCAGCGGCGTTTCGCCGTTTTCCCGCCCGCCGCCGGGCAGATCCCACAGGCCGGGCCACGGAATGCCCGGTTTATCGTCCCGTTGGTAAACCAGCAGGAAACCATCGCACAGCAGCGCGATCTTGGCCCCGCCAAACGCCTCGTCCGTCATGATTTTTCCGCTCCCTGCCCATTGCCTTTGACTGAACATCATACTTCATCCCCGCGCGGCCTGGTGTATAGTGAAAATCCGTTTTCACAACAGGCGAACAATAACGATGAACTCTCCGTTTCTGGTGACCCCTCAATGGCTTGCGCAACATATCAACGATGAAAATCTGGTGGTGATCGACGTCCGGATGTCGCCGGTGGGGCTAACGCCGAAAAAGGACATGCTTGCCGAGTTCGAACGCGGCCATATCCCCGGCGCGGTCTATTTCGACATCGACGAAGTGGCGGACAAAAATACCGCGCTGCCGCACATGTTGCCGACGGCGGCGGAGTTTGGCGCGGCGGTGGGCAAGCTGGGCATCAGCGAGCGCGATACCCTGGTGATTTACGATGAGGGTAACCAGTTCTCCGCGCCGCGCGGCTGGTGGACCTTCCGCAATTTCGGCGCCCAGCATGTTTACGTACTGGACGAAGGGCTGAACGGCTGGACGGCGCAGGGCCAGGCGCTGGCAACCGGCCCGGCGCAGCCTGAACCGCAGGCGTTCAACGCCCGGTTCAACGCCGACGCGGTGGTGGATATGCGGCAAGTGGAACAGGCGTTAGGCACGCCGGTGCAAATTCTCGACGCGCGCGCCGCGCCGCGCTTTTATGCCGAAGCGCCGGAGCCGCGCCCCGGCCTGCACCGCGGCCACATTCCCGGCAGCATCAACATTCCGTACGGCGAGCTGCTGGAAAACGGCCGCTTCAAATCGCTGGAGGCGCTGCGCCAAACCTTCAGCGACAAGGGCGTGGATATCAACGGCCCGATCATCACC is a genomic window containing:
- a CDS encoding Gfo/Idh/MocA family protein codes for the protein MKQVRVGLIGTGYIGRCHAIAYAQAATVFPLKGDLVLEMLAEVTPELAAQRAAEFGFARSTGDWRQLVADPAIDVVDICAPNFLHKEMALAAIRHGKHVYSEKPLALDAADAAEMVQAARAKGVKTLVGFNYMKNPTSQLAREIIANGEIGEVVHFYGTHNEDYLADPRTPIDWHCRRASAGLGALGDLAAHIVNMAHYLVGDIVAVSGDMQTVIKQRPDPQDPTRLHPVENEDQASALLRFAGGAMGTIETSRIACGRKMGLTYVVTGTKGTLSYTQERMAELKLYRHDEPAERQGFKTLLVGPKHPDYAAFCISAGHGIGFNDQKTVEIRDLVNGIAAGDRMWPDFEEGWKVSCVLDAIAASAEQRRWLEINRD
- a CDS encoding glutathione S-transferase family protein, whose product is MLKLLGKASSINVRKVLWTCQELGLTLEREDWGSGYRSTQEPAFLALNPNGLVPVLIDGERVLWESNTICRYLAGREGRQDLLPQAPGARAAVEMWMDWQATDLNGAWRYVFMSRVRGHADYQDAASLAAAEREWNRLMGLLDAHLAQHGPYAAGAAFTLADVVLGLSLNRWLMTPFERPHYAALAAYQQRLLQRPGYVQHGANGLP
- a CDS encoding DUF1127 domain-containing protein, which translates into the protein MALFDGMTMWRRVGWSRWRWYLLRRRTRRELLLLNDRQLADIGLTRADAWREGYKPFWRE
- a CDS encoding PLP-dependent aminotransferase family protein, whose product is MTRYATLAAILSQRIQQGLYPAGHRLPSVRALSQEHGVSISTVQQAYRLLEEQRLVEARPKSGYFVHTRRAQAELPAMTAPVQRPVDISQWEQVLELVRSRPREGLIQLGRGIPDIAEPTMKPLIVALRNAARHGDLRSLYYDSIQGVAALREQVARLLLDSGCQIGPDQLLITTGCQEAISAGLRAVCQPGDIVAVDSPCFHGTMQTLKGLGIKALEIPTDPLTGVSLAALEMALEQWPVKAILLTPNCNNPLGYIMPDAHKQRLLTLAQRHDAAIIEDDVYGDIAYHYPRPRTIKSFDDDGRVLLCSSFSKTLAPGLRVGWIAPGRYLERVLHMKFIGSGATATQPQLAIAEFIRGGHYLQHLRRMRARYQQNRDRMTDLILKHFPAGTRVSRPRGGFMLWIELDEAFDTLRLNRHLEQQGVQIAVGSIFSAAGKYRNCLRINYAPTLTTEIEMAVQKVGATIQRLMPADSLAQSD
- a CDS encoding oxidoreductase, whose protein sequence is MMSQSQVWLITGSSRGLGQQLAQAVLAAGHRLVATARQPQQLQPLVERYGDRVATIALDVTDAAAAERAVRTAIERFGRLDVLVNNAGYGNIAPVEEADEADFRAQLETNFFGVFNVTRAALPILRRQGSGHIIQIATIGARLGIAGLSAYHTAKWAVEGFSESLAKEMAPFGVKVTMVEPGGFRTDWAGSSMTIAPIGEAYQPTLGPMLAFLQQHNGSQTGDPAKAAQAILQLAALEAPPLRLLLGSDAVHMAAQVLAERQAEDAAFRALSLSTDHDDSSPDHAAMAAVVTGKS
- a CDS encoding AraC family transcriptional regulator — protein: MSSDQIPVSGALAVHLAAQGVDIEQLGRLAGLPAGLFGERRDKIKLTTQQFFSLWRSLPQLNDDPAFGLRLGGEAAPEHYDIALVAALHSATLGEALQKVARYKRLVCPEELMLVEDGDSMRLHTRWTMSEGHAPALLIDAMFAAITALCRRGTGLPLQPQAIELTRRADAASPLARYFGCPVTFNAPLDVLVFDRALMRQPFVTYNQAMLAVLLPGLEAELAKSQSAHDLPTQVMAILSRSMRGQRPSVNSVAAELYLSPRTLQRRLQQHGYSYQQLLDKTRHRTACRLLAETDLEPGEIAFVLGFEELNSFSRAFIQWETLTPSRWRTQRAAGQWENRA
- a CDS encoding epimerase, translated to MKVMIFGASGMVGQGALRECLRDPRVSEVLSIGRSPLAQSHAKLRQLSVPDLRDLSALEPQLAGYDACFFCLGISSSGLSEAEYRAVTYDLTLAAARPLATLNPSMVFVYVSGLGTDSSERGRSMWARVKGATENALLALPFHAVMFRPGAIVPLHGIRSKTRLYDLAYRLFKPLWLGALRLFPARVSSTERIGRAMLAVARRESALRIIEPAQINRLAASCNNGG
- a CDS encoding NUDIX hydrolase, producing the protein MTDEAFGGAKIALLCDGFLLVYQRDDKPGIPWPGLWDLPGGGRENGETPLQCVQRETQEEFGVAIAERQVVWRRRYDGILPGYPPTWFMAGMITPVQIAAIRFGDEGQRWRMMPVEQFIHHPQGIEHLRRRVAEYWRQGG
- the sseA gene encoding 3-mercaptopyruvate sulfurtransferase, with amino-acid sequence MNSPFLVTPQWLAQHINDENLVVIDVRMSPVGLTPKKDMLAEFERGHIPGAVYFDIDEVADKNTALPHMLPTAAEFGAAVGKLGISERDTLVIYDEGNQFSAPRGWWTFRNFGAQHVYVLDEGLNGWTAQGQALATGPAQPEPQAFNARFNADAVVDMRQVEQALGTPVQILDARAAPRFYAEAPEPRPGLHRGHIPGSINIPYGELLENGRFKSLEALRQTFSDKGVDINGPIITSCGSGVTAAVLAFGLLSLGAPQVKLYDGAWSEWGQLSGKQPIAKD